In Candidatus Contubernalis alkalaceticus, the genomic window AACAGGATCGGTTACCTCAAAGCTTTACAATTTTAAGGCGGTTTATAAAGAAAGTTCTGCCCGAGTTGTGCAGTATGTGATGGAGGGAGATTTTAGTCATCTGGGAGAAAACATTAAAGTTGGAATTGAGCCTCATTACACCGGGTATTATTGGATTTTTCCTAAAGGAAATATAAAAGATGGATTTAATAAAGCCAATGTTGGTATTGGTTTTCTCAAAAAACCTGAAGGGTTAAGTATACGTTGGGAGTTGGAAAGGGTATTAAAAAAAGAGGGTCTGGAAAATTACCAAATTGTAAAGAAAAGTGGTGGATGTATTTCTGTTAAGGCTCTGGATTCTCTAGTATATGATAATGTTCTATTGGCTGGGGATGCTGCAGGGTTGGTTTCTCCTTTGCATGCAGGAGGGATTGATTTGGCTTGTATCAGCGGAAAGGTGGCAGTTCAGGAGGCAGAAAAGGGTGCCCACAATTATCAAAAACGCTTGTTTGAGATAGTGGGTCTAAAATTAAAGATGGAACAGGATTTGCTGACGTTTTGGGAAAAATTAGACTATGATGCTTTTGAGGAAATATTTGGTGCTGCTGTTGTAGGGGAAGGGAAACTTACTCCAGCAATGCTCTGGAAATACAGAAGTTTTCTCAAAGCTGAGTTAAATATCATGAAATCACTCCTAGCGGGAGTTGTTAAAATGGATTGGCAGGGAAGTTGTCGTGATGGAAATTTACCTTCTTCAGGTCTCGATTGTTAAGTATCACTACAGCGAAAGGCTGCTTAGTTTTAAATATCTGTGTAAATTATCCGAAGGGATAACACGTCCCCGGCTTTTACTTTTATTATTTCATCTTCTGTTTGTACAAATATTAGACCGGTTAGACTGTCTGCTTTCTTGAGAGTTCCTATTATAGATTGATGGATATCATTTTTTTTTCGGAGGATCTCCACCACCAAACACTGCTCCAGAGCTTTTTCCAACAGACGTTGGAATTCTTCCCACTGCTGCTCATCAATGAGGGGTATTGGGAAAATTTCCCTTTTATGCTGTTTCCTGTTTTGACGGTTTAACCCCTCCCGGTGTTCAGGAAGCATCATGCGGCTGCATAAAAATTGTTCTGAAAATTTTCGGCTCATGCTTCGTGTCCTCCAATCTTATGGGCCCGGTCAAAAAGCTGACTTCCTGAGGTTAGGGAGGAAGCTCTGAAAAGGCTGGTGATTCCGAAGCGTTCCCGGACTTCGTCCATGGCTCGCCCCAGCTGGATTTTTTTCTCTTTGTCCTCCAGCAGGGACAGCTGTATGTACTGATCTTCTATCAGTCCGGAAAGGGATACCCCCAGGGCCCGCACCGGCAGGCGGTTCCAGTGGATATCAAAAAGCTTCAAGACTACAGGGTATATATCCATGGTGACGGCGGTAGGTTCCGCCAATTTTTTCTGGCGTGAAAAACCGGTGGGGTTGTTGAAATCCGCCCCCCGGCAGTACAGGTTCACTACCTGGCCTATCTTCTTTAACCCCCGGGCTCGCCGGCATACTTCTTCTGTAATTTCCAAAAGAACCACCTCTATTTTTCCTTTATGGTTATAATCCCGGGGTAGGGTCATGGAATGGCCCACCCCTTTGTGTTTTTCCGTAGAACAGGAGTGGATATTGGAGTAGTCTATGCCATGGGAGTTCAGCCACAGCACTTCCCCATTGATCCCCCAACGGGATTTCATTTTTTCCCGGGGCAGGGCGGCCAGGCAGCCGATGGTTTTTACTGCCATACGGTGCAGGTTCCGTTCCATACGGAATCCCACTCCAAAGAGGTCTCGGATGGGAAGGGGCCAGGTTAAAAAGGCATAGTTTTCACAGTTCAGCTGAAAAACCCCTTGGGGGTTTTTCTTAGCAAACCGATCGCAGGCCATCTTGGCCTGCAGGGGGTTTTCCCCGATACCTATGCGGCAGCGCACTCCGGTTTCCTTCTGTATTTCCTTATTTATGCGTAGGGCCATTTCCTGGGGAGTCCCGAAGAGGTTTTCGCAACCGGTCATGTCCAAGAATTGCTCATCGATGGAATAAGGGGCCACCCGATCGGTGAAGCGCTGAAAAATCTCCGTCATCTGCAGGGAAACATTGATATATTCCTGCATATGTGGGCGAATAAAAACTGCATGGGGACATAAGCTTTTACATTCCCAGGCTCCCATGGCTGTTTCGATGCCGTAAGCTTTGGCTTCCCGGTTGGCCGCCAGGACGATACCCCGGCGTTGTTGGGGGTCCCCGCACACTACCACCGGCTTCCCCTGCAGCGAAGGGTTCCGGGCAATCTCCACACTGGCGTAAAAGGATTCCATGTCTGCCAGTAAAATTATTTTGTGCATAAATTAATCCCACCCTTAAAACGTACGCGTGTTCGTATTAAGAGTATACTACATTTTTTCATCCCTGAAAAGTGGAATCTTGTGGTATTAAATGGTAAGGCCGGTTGTCAGGTTGTCAGGGGGACGGTTCTTCTGGCAACCCCCTGACACACCCATCTTGATGATTAATCTTCAAAGGTTTGGGACATTTCTAAGACACGCTTCACATGATTTTGAGTTTCTTTAAAGGGCGGTATTCCATTGTATCTTTTAACGGCAGCGGGACCGGCGTTGTAAGCGGCCAGGGCCAGCTTCCAGTCCCCAAATTCCTGGTACATGCTGCTGAGGTATTTAGCCCCTGCCTCCAGCTGCAGTTCCGGGTTATTCGCCAGCTCCTCCGGCCTATAGCCTAATAAGGCAGCGGTGGAGGGAATAATCTGGGTAAGCCCTATAGCCCCGGAAGAATTACCAGCATTGGGGTTCCAACCACTTTCTAGAGTGATCAGTCCTAAAAAAATAGACCTGGGTATCTGGAATTTTTCTGCATTGGCAGAGGCCAGGTTTTCTAAATACATGTAATAATTTGTGTCCATTAGGGATTCTCCTTATTTTTTTACAGCATCATATGCATTTGTTTAAGCAGAGGATACATTGGTTTTTAACAATTAAATATTTAAACATCAAAAAAAGCTCTTTCATCAAAGAGCTTTTTTATATTTTGTTCTGTAAGTTGACAAGACAAATTAAACATTTTAGTGACTGGGGTCAAGATTATTTTTGAAATCGGAAGGCTGAGGCTCCCATGGTTAGGAAAGCAGTGCCGAAACCTGTTAGGGCCAGGAGGGGGATGGCTATATGTCCCAAATCAGCCCCCCGTAAGGTTAAATCAATAAAGCCCTGCATAGCCCAACCGGAGGGGACAAGTCTGGACAAAATTTGCATGTAAGAGGGCAGAATTTCTACCGGCCACCAGGCACCCCCCAGCATAGACATGATGATTACCGACAACACCCCTAAAGATTCAGCCTGGCTTTGGGTTCGGCATAGGGAAGCCAGCATCATTCCAAAACCAGTAGAGGCGAAACTTAAGGCAGCTACCAGAAGAATAACTGCCGGCAGATTTTGTCCCCAGTTGACTCCAAATATAAATTGTCCTGCTGTAATCATCAAAATCATTTGAAATATTCCGCTGACCATGAAGCCCAGCATTTTTCCAGTAAGCAGCTGAAACCGGTTCACCGGGGCTGAGAGCAGGCGGGTCAGGGTTCCGTTTCGGCGTTCCTCCAGGAGGGTGGTGGATCCTGACACGATTACTGTCATCATGCCGAACATGACCACATAACCCGGGGATGACTGTTGGTTTCCCAAGGGAATGTCTGAGTCTCTGCTTACTGATATATTTTCCATATGAACATGTACGGCGGGAGAGGGGTGCCATTTATCTGCTGCCTGTTCAAAAAGGTAAATCCACCGCTCAGGGGAGAAATCCTGTCCAATTTGCCCAATTTCAGCAGCAGCGGTGTTGGCTTTTAATCTAAACAGCTGATTGTTTACCAGCTGTTCTACAATCCGAGGGGATTCTTGGAGATCCGCCTGCAAAACTGTAATTTCTACGGGGCGCCCCTCTTGTAAATCCTTCTGAAAACCATAGGTTATAATTACAGCTGCTGGAATTTCCTTGTTTTTTACTAATTCTCGGGCACTATCCTCTTCAATAAGCTGCACCCTGGTGTTTTCAGTTGTTAGAGCCTGGATCAGGTATTCAGAAACATCTGAGTTATCCTGGTCAACAATGGCCAGGGGAAGGATATAGGCTTCTTTAGAACTGCCGCTTTCCCCGAAGGCCATTCCGGTAATAAGGGTCAGAGCCAAAGGGAGAGCCAAAAGGAGCAGATAAGCAGTTTTGTCCTTGGATAGTAATTTAAGATGGTTTAAAGAGATCCAGATAATATTTTTCATAGGATTTTCACTACACCTCCCCGGCAATTCGCCAACTGGCGAAAGCACATAAAATAATGCCTGCCCCTGTCAGGACAGCAGAATGTAATAAAACTGATTCCGGCCCAACTTCGGAAAACATCAGCATAACAAAGCCGTCCATAGCCCAGCCGTTAATGGTAATTTTGGTGAGAGCCTGCATCCAGGGAGGCATAGCAAAGGTGGGGAACATGGAACCTCCCAAGGCGGCCATGGAAAGAACCACAAAGGTTCCTACAGCAGAAGCGCTTTCAGAGGTTTTGACCGAAGCGGCGATAACCAGTCCCACTCCGGTAGCGGCAAAAGCTGCTGTGACGGTCAGCATAGCCACCCCCAGAGGATTGCCCCAATAAACTCCAAATATCAGGGTGGAAACGGCAATAATCACTCCAAATTGCAGCAGCCCCATCAAGAATATTCCCAGGAACTTTCCCCCGGCAATTTGCCAATGGGGAGTGGGTGATTGCAGCATGCGAGCCAGGGTTTTGTCGTGACGTTCCTGTAGAAAGCGAGTGGCGCCGTGGCTTACTGTGAACAAGAGGTACATAACCCCCATGCCGGCAGCATAGTAATCTATGGCTTGAGGCCCTGTTGTGGAGGGGGCCCTTACAAACCCGTCTTCAAAGGAGACACCTATTTCCACCGAGGAAAAAACCTCTTCTACCAGGTCAGCTGTTTCCTGGAGTCCTGTTTCCGGGTTCAGTAGGCTGTCGGGAGGGTGTCCAAGGGAAGCTGTTTCTGCCAGAGTTTCATAGATCACCTGCCGGGCAGAAACTTCTGCAGCAAAGCGTTCCACCACCGATTGGACAATCTGCACCCGGATGGAACTTCCGGGGTCTCCCAGGACTGAAATCTGTGTGGATTTTCCTTCTGCCAGGGAGCTGCTGAAATCTGCAGGAATATTGATCAAGGCTACGGCTTCACCTCTTTGTACTTGTTCCCGGGCCTTTTCCTGGTCATTAATTTCTTCCAGGTTAAACCGGGCGGCCAGTTCCGGCAGGGCGAAAATTTCATCAAATAGCATACTGCCCAGAGCCCCTTCATCCTGGTTGCTGTAGTATATCCGGGAGGGTGGTGTTTCGTTACTCCACAGGGAACCCAGGGCCATCCCCAGGATTAGGGTTAGAATTAAGGGAGTGGCCATAAGGGTCAAAAGAGCTTTTTTATCTTTCAAAAGTAGGATTATGTCTTTAAATGCTATCCAAAACAGGGTCATAGTTCAAAACTCCTTTTAATTTCGCAGAGTCCGTCCGGTCAGGTGTAGAAAAACGGTTTCCAGGTTAGGTTGGTCTACCTTTATGGAGGAGACCAGAAAGCCTTTTCCCGTTACCTCAGCCAGAATGGAAACCAAGGTTTTATTGCTGTCGTTGACGGTTACCTGTAGGGTTGTCCCCTCCAGGGATACCGCCTTAACGGCAGGTATTTTTTCTAAGGCTTTAAAATCCTCCATTGGACGGTTAAGCTCCAGTTTTACCAGGTCCGTATTCCCCACAATCTGTATGAGGTCTGTTGGGGAACCCGAAGCAATAATTTTTCCCAAGTCCATAATGGTAATGGACTGACATAGCTCCTCTACTTCTTCCATATAATGACTGGTATAAACTACAGTCATGCCCTGGCGGTTCAGTTCTTTTATAGTTTCCAGGATATTCCGTCGGGATTGGGGGTCTACTCCCACCGTAGGTTCATCCAGCAGTAAAAGTCCAGGGTTGTGAAGAAGTCCAGCGGCAATATTAATGCGCCGCTTCATCCCCCCGGAATAGTTTTCAATCCGTTCATTGGCCCGCTCAGTTAAGCTTACCATTTCCAAAACTTCGTCTACCTTGCTCTGCAGGTATTTTCCCTTCATCCGGAACAACCTTCCCCAGAACATCAGGTTTTCCCGGGCAGTCAGCGTTGGATAAAGGGCTATTTCCTGAGGGACTACCCCCATTATGTTCTTGGCTTTCATGGGTTCTTGAAGAATGCTGTATCCTCCGATGGTTATTTCTCCGGCGTCGGGGGGAAAGAGCCCGCTCATCATGGATATAACGGTGGATTTGCCGGCTCCGTTAGGCCCCAGCAGGCCGAATATTATGCCCTGGGGGATTTCGAAAGAAATATTTTTCACCGCTATATGATCATTAAACTTCTTTAAAAGGTTACTTACGATTACACAGGGGGAAGACAAAAGGGCACACCTCTTTCTAATGAATATCTTAAAATATTCTTTTTAAATATTTCTAGACGGGGGGTAAGAATACCTTCGATATTTATTGTTTTGTTGTAACATTTAAAACTTTTTCCATAGTATAAAAAGGTTTTATGTTTTATTTTTTTTGAAGGTTAGAGCAGCCGAGTTCATACAGTACCGGAGCCCGGTAGGCTCAGGCCCGTCGTTGAATACGTGCCCCAGATGTCCTCCACATACTGCACAGTGAACTTCGGTTCGTAACATTCCAAACTTTTTGTCTTCTTCGGTTCCCAGGGATTTCTCTGATATGGATTGGTTAAAGCTGGGCCAACCTGTGCCTGACTCGAACTTTGCTTGGGAACTAAAAAGAGCACTTCCACACCCCGCACAGTAATAGGTGCCTTTTTCTTTGTTGTCATGGTATTTGTTTTTAAAGGGTACCTCAGTTCCCTTTTCTCTTAGAACATGAAATTCATCGGGAGACAGTTTTTCTTTCCAGTCTTCTTCAGTTTTTGTGATTTCAAAATGTTTTTTTTGGTTGTTATCTTTCAACATAATTCGTCCTTCCTTTTTCGTTAGTTGTTTTCATATCTATTAGTTTTTTTTGACAAACTATATCTATAATTATATCAATATTATGTTCAATTTAAAATATTTTACAGCTTCAAACAAATGGGGGGGGTTGTATGAGGGTATGGGATATTCACGCAGGCTATTTATCCCGCCAAAGCCTTTTAGGACAGCATGCCGAAATTCATGCCCTGCTGAGTATTTTAGGGGAGGGTAAGAGAGGTTATTCTGCGCATCCAGAAACCCTTCGTTGGAAAGGCCATATGGATAAACTTAAAAACAGACATGACCTCACGGTAAAGGAGATGCTGCTTAGGGGTTTTGGTCATAAAAGCCCCTGCAGCAGGGAATGCCTGTCAGGAACAGGGGAACTCTCCTATGTTGATCCACCGGTAGTCCAAATTAAGATTCTCCGTGAAAAATATTTAAAGCGTAAGCAGCAAGGCCGTATTCCTCTGCCTAAAAATATATACGATCTCTGGAAACATTATAAATATTCAATTATGGCCCGGGGTTATGGTTATCATGAGGAATTACAGTCTCATATAAAAAAAAGTGCAAATCTTTCTATTGCTGGGGAGAACAATCTCATTGTTAAAATAATTTCCATTATGGAAAGACCAGTGACTGAAAACGCTTTAGAAAAGGCAGTAAACCATCTATGGGAGCACTTAATAGATGATTTGCCGCCTCAGGAGAGGGAAGAATACTCCTCTGGACAGGGGGATAAAAATCAACTGTTGAGCTGTATTTTCCAACTGGCTAAGAAATATCAAAAGAACGATTTTTTGTATTCAACAATTTTTTCTGATCTTTTTTAAATTTCATTTTTGTCACAGCATTTGCTGTGAGACATATATTGAAAGTATAGCTTTTAATATGGAGGTTTTAGGATATGAGTTCTGCAAATGTAATACACTGCACAGATTTATTTAGGCCCCACGACGATTTTGATGATGTTGGTGATGCCATGGCAATGTTTGCCCTGCACTGTAAGAAAGAGATAAATTTATTAGCATTTGTTCTTGACCAACCTGCTGAGCAGGAGAGAAGGCCAGGTAGAATTACGGTAGATGAGTTAAATAGTATTTGCGGAACCAATGTCCCAAGTGTAACGGGTTACCATGCTTTATTGAATGTTATACAAAATGCACCAACCAGTGTTGTTGTAACTATAGTAGGAACTTGTACCGAC contains:
- a CDS encoding FAD-dependent oxidoreductase encodes the protein MGRIAVIGGGPAGLFAALEAAERGYQVSLYEKNRIGENINCAEGYFDTLKLLGKPESGILFKVKKIFLEMKKHYKIDCGNFNLWMIDRAKWQKDLGEKAKEQGVCIREGIKVEEKDLKDLQKQNQWVIDASGTGSVTSKLYNFKAVYKESSARVVQYVMEGDFSHLGENIKVGIEPHYTGYYWIFPKGNIKDGFNKANVGIGFLKKPEGLSIRWELERVLKKEGLENYQIVKKSGGCISVKALDSLVYDNVLLAGDAAGLVSPLHAGGIDLACISGKVAVQEAEKGAHNYQKRLFEIVGLKLKMEQDLLTFWEKLDYDAFEEIFGAAVVGEGKLTPAMLWKYRSFLKAELNIMKSLLAGVVKMDWQGSCRDGNLPSSGLDC
- a CDS encoding YolD-like family protein; its protein translation is MSRKFSEQFLCSRMMLPEHREGLNRQNRKQHKREIFPIPLIDEQQWEEFQRLLEKALEQCLVVEILRKKNDIHQSIIGTLKKADSLTGLIFVQTEDEIIKVKAGDVLSLRIIYTDI
- a CDS encoding pyrimidine dimer DNA glycosylase/endonuclease V, coding for MRVWDIHAGYLSRQSLLGQHAEIHALLSILGEGKRGYSAHPETLRWKGHMDKLKNRHDLTVKEMLLRGFGHKSPCSRECLSGTGELSYVDPPVVQIKILREKYLKRKQQGRIPLPKNIYDLWKHYKYSIMARGYGYHEELQSHIKKSANLSIAGENNLIVKIISIMERPVTENALEKAVNHLWEHLIDDLPPQEREEYSSGQGDKNQLLSCIFQLAKKYQKNDFLYSTIFSDLF
- a CDS encoding ABC transporter permease — encoded protein: MKNIIWISLNHLKLLSKDKTAYLLLLALPLALTLITGMAFGESGSSKEAYILPLAIVDQDNSDVSEYLIQALTTENTRVQLIEEDSARELVKNKEIPAAVIITYGFQKDLQEGRPVEITVLQADLQESPRIVEQLVNNQLFRLKANTAAAEIGQIGQDFSPERWIYLFEQAADKWHPSPAVHVHMENISVSRDSDIPLGNQQSSPGYVVMFGMMTVIVSGSTTLLEERRNGTLTRLLSAPVNRFQLLTGKMLGFMVSGIFQMILMITAGQFIFGVNWGQNLPAVILLVAALSFASTGFGMMLASLCRTQSQAESLGVLSVIIMSMLGGAWWPVEILPSYMQILSRLVPSGWAMQGFIDLTLRGADLGHIAIPLLALTGFGTAFLTMGASAFRFQK
- the msrB gene encoding peptide-methionine (R)-S-oxide reductase MsrB, with protein sequence MLKDNNQKKHFEITKTEEDWKEKLSPDEFHVLREKGTEVPFKNKYHDNKEKGTYYCAGCGSALFSSQAKFESGTGWPSFNQSISEKSLGTEEDKKFGMLRTEVHCAVCGGHLGHVFNDGPEPTGLRYCMNSAALTFKKNKT
- a CDS encoding DNA polymerase IV — encoded protein: MHKIILLADMESFYASVEIARNPSLQGKPVVVCGDPQQRRGIVLAANREAKAYGIETAMGAWECKSLCPHAVFIRPHMQEYINVSLQMTEIFQRFTDRVAPYSIDEQFLDMTGCENLFGTPQEMALRINKEIQKETGVRCRIGIGENPLQAKMACDRFAKKNPQGVFQLNCENYAFLTWPLPIRDLFGVGFRMERNLHRMAVKTIGCLAALPREKMKSRWGINGEVLWLNSHGIDYSNIHSCSTEKHKGVGHSMTLPRDYNHKGKIEVVLLEITEEVCRRARGLKKIGQVVNLYCRGADFNNPTGFSRQKKLAEPTAVTMDIYPVVLKLFDIHWNRLPVRALGVSLSGLIEDQYIQLSLLEDKEKKIQLGRAMDEVRERFGITSLFRASSLTSGSQLFDRAHKIGGHEA
- a CDS encoding lytic transglycosylase domain-containing protein, whose amino-acid sequence is MDTNYYMYLENLASANAEKFQIPRSIFLGLITLESGWNPNAGNSSGAIGLTQIIPSTAALLGYRPEELANNPELQLEAGAKYLSSMYQEFGDWKLALAAYNAGPAAVKRYNGIPPFKETQNHVKRVLEMSQTFED
- a CDS encoding ABC transporter ATP-binding protein, with the translated sequence MSSPCVIVSNLLKKFNDHIAVKNISFEIPQGIIFGLLGPNGAGKSTVISMMSGLFPPDAGEITIGGYSILQEPMKAKNIMGVVPQEIALYPTLTARENLMFWGRLFRMKGKYLQSKVDEVLEMVSLTERANERIENYSGGMKRRINIAAGLLHNPGLLLLDEPTVGVDPQSRRNILETIKELNRQGMTVVYTSHYMEEVEELCQSITIMDLGKIIASGSPTDLIQIVGNTDLVKLELNRPMEDFKALEKIPAVKAVSLEGTTLQVTVNDSNKTLVSILAEVTGKGFLVSSIKVDQPNLETVFLHLTGRTLRN
- a CDS encoding ABC transporter permease, which gives rise to MTLFWIAFKDIILLLKDKKALLTLMATPLILTLILGMALGSLWSNETPPSRIYYSNQDEGALGSMLFDEIFALPELAARFNLEEINDQEKAREQVQRGEAVALINIPADFSSSLAEGKSTQISVLGDPGSSIRVQIVQSVVERFAAEVSARQVIYETLAETASLGHPPDSLLNPETGLQETADLVEEVFSSVEIGVSFEDGFVRAPSTTGPQAIDYYAAGMGVMYLLFTVSHGATRFLQERHDKTLARMLQSPTPHWQIAGGKFLGIFLMGLLQFGVIIAVSTLIFGVYWGNPLGVAMLTVTAAFAATGVGLVIAASVKTSESASAVGTFVVLSMAALGGSMFPTFAMPPWMQALTKITINGWAMDGFVMLMFSEVGPESVLLHSAVLTGAGIILCAFASWRIAGEV